CGATAATGCTGAACAAGGCGATGTACAGGCCGCCCCGTTCGGGGAAGGCTGCCGACAATAAGGGGATGCCGAGAAAGCCTACGTTGCCGTAAATCATCGTGGCCTGGTATATGCGGCCCAGGTTTCCCCTGCGGCCCAGCAGCCGGGCCATCACGGCCTGCACGATGATCAGGCCGCCGTATATGCCGGCAGATAGGAGGATCATGGCGTAGCAGTCGAACAGGACCTGCCGCGTCGTGCCGTTCATGGCGTTGGCGAAGATGAGGATGGGCAGCAGGATGCCGATGATGACCTTGGACAACACGTCCAGCGAGGGCTGGGACAAGATTCCCCGGCGGGCGGCGATATACCCGCAGACCATCATGACGAAGAATTGAAACAGCTGATTGGAAATGATATAAAATAAATCCATAGTACACGCACCTTTTGTTTAGAATATAGGCTGGCAAGAGCCAGTATCATACGTCTATGACCCTGCCCCTTGGCGGATAAAAAAATACTCCCTGAACGGGAGTATTTGTAAGGGACTGGGTTTCCTTATTTTTTCAGGATATTGACGACTTCCTGCGTTTCGTCTGTCGCGTTTTCGAAGCCGGCGATGATGGAGCCCTGAACGACGATGGCGTCTAAGCCCTTGTTCTTGCGAACCTGGTCGACGGCCTGTACGACGTCTTTTTCCATGGGAACGACCAGTTTATTTTCCAATTCGGCGATGTTCTGGTTCAGCTGTCTTGCCAGATCGCGTTTTTCCTGGTCCGTCTTCATGTTGGCAGCTTTTTTCGTAAATTCTGCGTCGGCTTTTTTGATGGCTTCCTGCATCTGAGCGCTGACTTTCGGATAATCTTTATGAGAAGAAATCAAGGTATCGAAGTTGACGTAACCGACGCCGGCTGCAAAGGCGGACGTAGCGGCCACTACGCTCATCATACCGATTACTGCGAGAGAAGCTATCTGCTTTTTCAATTTCATTCTAACAATCCTCCTGCGTTGAATAGATTTAACTTTATTCGTTTTTTTATTATATCAGACTCATTGAAAAACTACAACGGGCCCCGTAAAACTGAGACAATTTTGTAACCTTGGAAATTACTTTTCTTTGTCTGCTGCCGGTGCTTCCTCGTCTTCGTCTTTGATGTAAATATATTTATCCTTTTTCATCTTGTCGATGATTTCCGGAGCCATGGCGATGAGCTTTTCAAAGGCCGAGGCCTGATAGCCGTCCTTTTTGATGGAAAACATTTCCACCCTGTCGCCCTTGATGACCAATACGGCCGCCGGTTCCAGCTTCGCGCCTCCGCCTCCGCCGGCGCGGCTGCCCTGACCGTCTGTTGAGCCGGAGCCGAAGCCGAAGGTGACGTCGACGAAGGGAATGATCGTCGCGCCGCCGATTTGGACGGCCTGTCCTACGACGGTTTCTACCTTGATCATTTCCCTGAAATTATTAAAGATCGTTTCCAGATTGTTTTTTATCGTGTTGTCCATGATGCTCTCCCCTTTTCGATGCATGCCAGCCGGCGATGAGACGGCGAACGGGACGGGACGCTATAAAGAGCGCCGAATACCACAGCAGCGCCGCCGGATACAGGGTCCCGCTGCCGCGTATCGTGCTGTCGTACCGTTCTTCCAGGTAGTCGAAGCGCAGGCCGCCGATAGCGTCCGGGACGACGGCGTACAGCGCGCCGGCCAGAAGGCCCGTTTCGTGAGGCTGTCCCAAGCCGATGACGCCGCGGATGTCCAGCGAGCGGACCCGCGAATGATGCAGGATGCGTCCCAGCCAGCAGAAGAAGGCTGCGGCGAAGTCCCTGTTAAAGACCAGGGGCTTCCAGTGAAAGCCTGCCGCCTTCGGCGCATTGCCGTCGTCTTCCCGTTTCAGCGATTCATAGGTGACGGCGCTGTCCGTCTCCGCCTGCTGCCGGACGGCCTCGGCGGCCTGGTCAGCCCCTTTTTCCGATGTATCTTCCGATAGGTCCGGCGGCGGTCCGGCCTGCCGCTTCCAGCCTATGTATACCGACGAAACGGGCCGCTGACCCCAGGTATAATCCCAGGTGGCGGCCAGGGCCCGTCCGAACCAGCCGGCCCGGACGCAGAGGCGGAACGGCCGGCCCGTGCGGATACTGACATGATAGGTAAAGGGTATGAACAGCACGGCCGCCGCGCATAATACGGCGGCTGCCGTTATGACGACGATGCCCATACGCGCTGCCCTCCCTTTCAGGCGGAAATTCCCGCCTGTACATAGTATTCGAGGCTAAGGGGGCAAAATCCTTTTATCGGTCAGGCCTTTTCTTGTTTATTGAAAATGCAGTCCACGTCTTCGGCGCCGAAGCAGCGGGAGCAGGAAATGCACGTCGAAGGCTCCGTGCTGCCTTCCCGCCACAGCTTGGGCAGGTCGGGCTGGCGCAGGAGGGGCCGGGACAGGGAGACGAAGGCGATGTCCGTATTTGCCAGGCAGCTTTCGATTTCGCCGACCTGGCGGAAGCCGCCGATGACGCCGACGTCGGTCCGGCCCTTTAATTTCGCCGCAGCCTTTTCAGCGTAAGGGACGAAATACATGGGCTCCTTCGTGCGGCGGATGGCCCGGATGGGGCCCTTGCGCGGCAGGGACGACATGTTGCCGCCGCTCACTTCGATGGCGCTGACCTTGGCGTCGGCCAGCCATTCCATGACCTGCAGGCTTTCGTCGAAGGTCATGCCCCCCTCTTTCATGAAGTCTTCGCTGTTGATCTTTACCCATACGGGGTATTCCGGGCCGACGTGTTTGCGGATCGAGGCGATGCATTCCAGGAGGAAGCGGGCCCGGTTTTCCAGGCTGCCGCCGTACTCGTCGTCGCGGCGGTTGAAATAGGGCGATAAGAACTTGCTGGCCAAATAGCCGTGGGCGCTGTGGAACTGCACGCCGTCGAAGCCGGCTTCCTTGGCCCGCAGGGCGGCGCGGCCGGCGTCTTCCGTGAGGCGGGCGATTTCGTCCGTCGTCAGGGCGTGGGATTCCTGTTCGATTTTGCCTAATTTTTCCGTGACGCCGCTGGGGCTGACGATGACCCGCCCCTCCCCTTCAGGCATCATGATGGACGAGCCCATGACGACGATCTGGGCGACGATCTTGCCGCCGTGGCCGTGGACGCGCCGTACCATGTCTGCCAGCGGGGCGACGCAGCTGTCGTCGTCGATGCGGATTTGGCGGTGCTGCCGCGGTTCCAGCGTGCTGACGGCCATCATTCCCGTAATCATGACGCCGACGCCGCCGTCGGCGAGGCGTTCGTACATTTGAGCTAATTTATCCGTAGGGTATCCTTGGGCGTCGGCCATCCCTTCAAAGGTAGCCGAGCGGACGATGGGACACGCCGCGTCAATACCGCCGATACGGCATCTATCAAATAACATGGGCAATCTCTCCTTGGTAATCAAAAAAGGTTTTAAGTTTTATTCATCATTATAAACTAGAACGAGTTATTTCTCAATACCAATTTTTTTAAATGCAATGAATATGCAGATTCGTTCTGTATCAAAAATTTCATTCTCAAAACGTGTAACCTAAAGGTGTAACCATACATTATGTTTTACACTTTATGTAGTTACATTTGGTAGAAAACCTCCTGTCTTTGTGTACGTATTTTAATGAGAACAGTAAATCATTTAACCGATTCGATGTATTTCCGTCGGCGGCGAAGCGATGTCTTCCATGTCCTGCGTGAAGATGCCGCTCGTAGCCGTTCCGGTCAGTACGGCGTCGATAAACGCCCGTTTCCGCGCCATTTTTATGACGGTATTGATGGAAGAATAGAAATCGCCGCGGGAAAATTTCCGTTCCTTGCTGTTGGCGGCGCCTAACCCTTCGGAAACGACTGCGCCGGCTTGGTTATACAGCGTGACCTTAATTTCGTAGGACACAAATTGGTTTGGTATATCTTCCGTCCGGTGCAGTACGGATACCTCACTGCGAAGTTGGTAATGGGCGGCTAATTTTTCCGCGCCGGATTTAAACAGGGACGGTTTGCGGCAGCCCTGAATGAGTCCGTAATCGGCGTCGGGCTGCAATAAGCGGCTGACGAGCTGCTGCTGTGTCATATCGACGACGGCCGATGCAGGTTGCCGGGCAAACGTCGTTTCGGAGTTGGCGGAAGAAGACGCAGGTTGCGTCTGATGCGTTTTAGCTGTTGATGCCTGTGCTTCCAGTAGTTCATTAATTTTTTGGATATTCATGAGAGAGGCCTCCTTTCATGGGTTGGGTTATATGTACCCCTGTTCGGCTAAGCTGATCCAATCCGGGGTATTCGTCCCGATAACGATATGATCCAGCAGGGAAACGCCGAGGATTTCTCCCGCTTTTGCCAGACGTTGGGTGATACAAAGGTCGTCCTGTGAAGGTTCCGGATCTCCTGAGGGATGGTTATGGGCGACGATAACGCCGTTTGCGCCGGTCAGGAGGGCTATCTTATATACGTCGGCAGGAGAAACGAGAGAGCAGTCAATCAGGCCGATTGTCAGCGTATGGACGGCGACCAGCTGTTTTTTATTGTTTACGTAAATTGCTGCGAACCGTTCTACGTCCGATTCGTTCAGATGAAGCACGTCGTTAAAGACCTGTACCGCTTTGTCAGGCGAGCAGATATCGCGGTCGAACTGGTATCGTTTTCCGTATTCTTTGATAAGCGCTACGCGCTGAAACGTAATGCGGCACATATTAGGATTCTCCTTTCGTGGCGGCTGCGGGTTTTACGGCAAATTTTCTGGATTGCGTAGTTCGGGTGTATTGGCCGACTAATTCCGGATGGTCTTGTTTCAGCCGCGTGCTGTCGAGACGGGTCGTCGATACGTTTTTCCATGAGACAGCATATCCTGTCGGTGTCAGGGCGCATTCCGATTCGCCGAGCAGGGCTTTCAGCTTGTTTTCAGTAGCCGTCTTTTGCGATTTTATGTCCTTTTCTTGTGTTTGCAGCCGCAGGTAGTGTTCGGCCAATGCGTCTGCCTCTGCTGGTAGGATACGGTCTGTCTGGTTTCCTTTGGGATAAA
This region of Megasphaera stantonii genomic DNA includes:
- a CDS encoding GerW family sporulation protein, giving the protein MDNTIKNNLETIFNNFREMIKVETVVGQAVQIGGATIIPFVDVTFGFGSGSTDGQGSRAGGGGGAKLEPAAVLVIKGDRVEMFSIKKDGYQASAFEKLIAMAPEIIDKMKKDKYIYIKDEDEEAPAADKEK
- a CDS encoding JAB domain-containing protein, whose product is MCRITFQRVALIKEYGKRYQFDRDICSPDKAVQVFNDVLHLNESDVERFAAIYVNNKKQLVAVHTLTIGLIDCSLVSPADVYKIALLTGANGVIVAHNHPSGDPEPSQDDLCITQRLAKAGEILGVSLLDHIVIGTNTPDWISLAEQGYI
- a CDS encoding OmpH family outer membrane protein, yielding MKLKKQIASLAVIGMMSVVAATSAFAAGVGYVNFDTLISSHKDYPKVSAQMQEAIKKADAEFTKKAANMKTDQEKRDLARQLNQNIAELENKLVVPMEKDVVQAVDQVRKNKGLDAIVVQGSIIAGFENATDETQEVVNILKK
- a CDS encoding NADH:flavin oxidoreductase, coding for MLFDRCRIGGIDAACPIVRSATFEGMADAQGYPTDKLAQMYERLADGGVGVMITGMMAVSTLEPRQHRQIRIDDDSCVAPLADMVRRVHGHGGKIVAQIVVMGSSIMMPEGEGRVIVSPSGVTEKLGKIEQESHALTTDEIARLTEDAGRAALRAKEAGFDGVQFHSAHGYLASKFLSPYFNRRDDEYGGSLENRARFLLECIASIRKHVGPEYPVWVKINSEDFMKEGGMTFDESLQVMEWLADAKVSAIEVSGGNMSSLPRKGPIRAIRRTKEPMYFVPYAEKAAAKLKGRTDVGVIGGFRQVGEIESCLANTDIAFVSLSRPLLRQPDLPKLWREGSTEPSTCISCSRCFGAEDVDCIFNKQEKA